Proteins encoded together in one Streptomyces sp. B1I3 window:
- a CDS encoding alpha/beta hydrolase, with product MDTRRLLRILATTLATAGLLVSGCSSGGSAPSASATGSALPEDLEPYYGQKLRWRDCGVEGFQCTSMKVPLDYGEPDEGDIELAVSRKKATGPGSRIGSLLVNPGGPGGSAVAYLQGYAAIGYPAPLRARYDMVAVDPRGVARSEPVTCLTGKEMDAYTQVDQTPDDDAETAALKRAYEKFAQGCEKHSGDVLPHVSTVEAARDMDILRSLLGDEKLHYVGASYGTFLGATYADLYPDRVGRLVLDGAMDPSLPAIEINRDQTAGFETAFQSFAADCVRKQDCPLGTKSTDAAAKALKKLFTDLDAHPVATGESRKLGESLATTGVIAAMYDEGAWPQLREALTGVKRGDGSQLLALADSYYERGPGGTYANLMFANAAVNCLDLAPAFSGPPEVEKALPAFEEASPVFGRGFAWAALNCASWPVAPTGSPRRTEAEGAAPIVVVGTTRDPATPYKWAESLADQLSSATLLTYAGDGHTAYGRGSDCIDTAINTYLLDGTPPEDGKKCS from the coding sequence ATGGACACCAGGCGTCTGCTCCGTATCCTCGCCACCACGCTCGCCACGGCCGGCCTTCTCGTCTCCGGCTGCAGCAGCGGTGGTTCGGCGCCGAGCGCGTCGGCGACGGGTTCGGCCCTCCCCGAGGACCTCGAGCCGTACTACGGTCAGAAGCTGCGCTGGCGGGACTGTGGTGTGGAGGGCTTCCAGTGCACCTCGATGAAGGTTCCGCTGGATTACGGCGAGCCCGACGAGGGGGACATCGAGCTGGCCGTCTCCCGGAAGAAGGCCACGGGACCGGGCAGCCGGATCGGCTCCCTCCTGGTCAACCCGGGCGGACCGGGCGGCTCGGCCGTCGCCTACCTGCAGGGGTACGCGGCCATCGGCTATCCCGCCCCCCTGCGCGCCCGGTACGACATGGTGGCCGTCGACCCGCGCGGAGTCGCGCGCAGCGAGCCCGTCACCTGCCTGACCGGCAAGGAGATGGACGCCTACACCCAGGTGGACCAGACACCCGACGACGACGCCGAGACCGCCGCGCTCAAGAGGGCCTACGAGAAGTTCGCGCAAGGCTGCGAGAAGCACTCCGGCGACGTCCTCCCGCACGTGTCCACCGTGGAGGCGGCACGGGACATGGACATTCTGCGCTCCCTGCTCGGCGACGAGAAGCTCCACTACGTGGGCGCCTCGTACGGCACCTTCCTCGGTGCGACGTACGCCGACCTGTACCCGGACCGGGTGGGTCGTCTGGTCCTCGACGGGGCGATGGACCCCTCGCTTCCCGCGATCGAGATCAACCGCGACCAGACCGCCGGCTTCGAGACGGCGTTCCAGTCGTTCGCCGCCGACTGCGTGAGGAAGCAGGACTGCCCGCTCGGCACGAAGTCCACCGACGCCGCCGCGAAGGCCCTGAAGAAGCTCTTCACCGACCTGGACGCCCATCCCGTCGCGACGGGCGAGTCCCGGAAGCTGGGCGAGTCCCTGGCCACCACCGGTGTGATCGCGGCCATGTACGACGAGGGCGCCTGGCCGCAGCTCCGTGAGGCACTCACCGGAGTGAAGCGCGGCGACGGCTCACAGCTGCTCGCCCTGGCCGACAGCTACTACGAGCGCGGCCCCGGCGGTACGTACGCGAACCTCATGTTCGCCAACGCCGCCGTGAACTGCCTTGACCTGGCCCCCGCCTTCTCCGGCCCCCCCGAGGTCGAGAAGGCGCTGCCCGCCTTCGAAGAGGCGTCCCCGGTCTTCGGGAGGGGCTTCGCCTGGGCGGCCCTCAACTGCGCGTCCTGGCCCGTCGCCCCCACCGGCTCCCCCCGCCGCACCGAGGCCGAGGGCGCCGCCCCGATCGTCGTGGTCGGCACCACACGCGATCCGGCCACCCCCTACAAGTGGGCCGAGTCCCTCGCGGACCAGCTCTCCTCCGCAACCCTTCTCACCTACGCGGGCGACGGCCACACCGCGTACGGCCGGGGCAGCGACTGCATCGACACGGCGATCAACACCTACCTCCTCGACGGCACCCCGCCCGAGGACGGGAAGAAGTGCTCCTGA
- a CDS encoding thioesterase II family protein → MLWTQCVEPRPFAARRLICFPHAGGSPYFFRSWARAFDGVEVHTVCYPGRAERFAEPCASDLVVMARQVADELIAAGDTRSTALFGHSMGATVAFEVACALTEAGAGPSRLIASGARAPSLMVPDPAADTTWDDASIARTLIELGGTDPELLENQAFVKLVMPYIGADFRMLARYPGRTGRPLGCPVTALVGASDPRVPREEAAAWETVTGGPFRFHVLPGEHFYLADEPPFGIVGEVLLDRPVTTPGPARPAGRPDRGPVSG, encoded by the coding sequence ATGCTGTGGACGCAGTGCGTCGAGCCGAGGCCGTTCGCCGCGCGGCGGCTGATCTGTTTTCCGCACGCGGGAGGGTCTCCGTACTTCTTCCGGAGCTGGGCGCGGGCTTTCGACGGCGTCGAGGTCCACACCGTGTGCTACCCGGGGCGGGCCGAGCGCTTCGCGGAACCCTGCGCCTCCGACCTGGTGGTGATGGCCCGGCAGGTCGCCGACGAGCTGATCGCCGCCGGGGACACCCGGTCCACCGCCCTTTTCGGGCACAGCATGGGGGCGACGGTCGCCTTCGAGGTGGCGTGCGCCCTGACCGAGGCCGGCGCCGGGCCGAGCCGGCTGATCGCTTCGGGGGCCCGCGCCCCGTCGCTGATGGTCCCGGACCCCGCCGCGGACACCACCTGGGACGACGCCTCCATAGCCCGCACCCTGATCGAACTGGGCGGCACGGATCCGGAACTGCTGGAGAACCAGGCGTTCGTCAAGCTGGTGATGCCGTACATCGGGGCCGACTTCCGCATGCTCGCCCGCTATCCGGGCCGCACCGGCCGGCCCCTCGGGTGCCCGGTCACCGCACTCGTCGGCGCGTCCGACCCCCGGGTGCCGCGGGAGGAGGCGGCCGCCTGGGAGACGGTCACCGGTGGCCCGTTCCGCTTCCACGTGCTGCCGGGCGAGCACTTCTACCTCGCCGACGAGCCACCCTTCGGGATCGTCGGCGAGGTACTGCTGGACCGTCCGGTCACCACTCCCGGGCCGGCTCGGCCAGCCGGAAGGCCAGATCGAGGGCCTGTGAGCGGTTGA